acttcatgtatttattttgacaagatataATATGTAAGAATCTAAAGTAAAGACagtacaataaaataggaaaagaaagtactaaccggttaatatgagttttatgttAATGAAAAGCGGTAGCAATATCCGAGATCCAAACAAGTTgaagtagcaaagaggcaaaagaAAGAACTCAAAAGCAATTAAGTATTTTTTGTTAAAGCGCTATCTTgtgttctaatgtattttgtttttcttatgtgtttcgtcccttcttttttttttgtctgtTTGTTGTCTTTTCTCTCTGTTTGtcgtcttttttttcttcccttAAATGAAGATGTGAGTTCTTAATTTATAATGAAGAAAGGTattcaagaaaatcaacaaaagtaaTTTTACTATTCTTAGTCAAgacttttttcaaataattcaaacaaaagAGCAAACATTTCAAAAGGGgtacaaaatttcaataaagtCAAACAAAATTTTCAACAATAAATCAATTAAGATTTCAACAATGAAATCTATCCAAATTCAAACAACCAAATCAATTTAGTCAGATATATTCAAAACAAATGGTGAAAAAGTCAGAAAGAACAACTCCATTTGTCAAAAGAAAATCTCAAATATCATGCCAAGAGGGACCTACTATCATTAATTGTACATAAATTATTACTTTAATTTACAAACCAACTTGTCTCATAATTAGGCTAAATATACAAGAAAAGAACACATACTACACAACACGTAAATATCGATCATTTATTCATAGCTAACTGAAATATCAACAATGGAGTAATATAGTCACAATAATACTCGTATACTTCAAAGGCCGACTAAGCAAGTTAATAACAAACATTACATTCACATACACAGAAAGAAGGAGGGGACAAGCatggttttttttaattttattattattataaagtaGCATGAGTGCTAACTTTATCTAAAGTGATGGAGCACTAACTTTGTTTTAAATTTCAACTATACTTGTCCATAATCAAATATAAGATTATAAACATTGACAGAAAACAACAACACAAATACGTATAATAATCTTCATTTCTAAGAAACAAATAAACATTAAAATAAATGATCTACATTttacgtataattaaaatataagctTATGAATATGAATAAGAACAAAAACAAGAGCAAAACAACATAGTATGCTTTGAAAACTTAATTGATTATTAATGAACAAAAAATCTTtgaatttcaagtttaataAATCATTTGAAGTAGACAATCAACacaatatttgttttgaaaacaAAATCTGTAAATGGAGTCTAACATgagaatacaaaatataatcaaacCAACATATACACAACAATCATATGAAATTTAGATTTGCaagaaacaatatatatataaatctatatatgtatataataaattaaaagtaaaatgaaatCATACCAAGACGGATCTATGAAGATCCGTTTTTGATTTATCGTTTTGTTCATTTAGCAACGACGCTCGAAGAGATCGTCGTCACTGGTTGGAGGCCGCCGTCGTCACTACCGCTGTGCGCCGTCGGAGGAGCGAGGAAGGAGCAGCAGTTGCTGCTGCTGCGTTCGTGTTGCTCGCTGGAGGTGTTACTGGAGAAGCCGCTGCTGTTCGCCGTCGGTGGCTCGCCGTTGCAGCTGCTGGTCGCTGGGAGGTTGCTGCGCGTTGACGGAGGAGCTGCTGGTTCGCAGCTTACCATCGATGGCTGCTGCTGTTGCAGCGATGGAGAAGCTTGGCTGCGCATAGTGTTGTTGCAGCTGACTGTTGCGCGTCACTGCAGCTTGACGTCGCAGCGTTTCGTCGGCTGCTGCGGTGTGTTCTCCGGCGGCGGCGCGGTGGTGAGAGGGATGCTGGACAGCGAGATGGagtaagagagaaaaaagagaagatgGAGGTGGCGGCTTGttgtcttctcttctctttggagaagatgaagagttGAGAGAGAGAAGGAGACGGTGgatcttcttctctcttgttggagaagaagatgaatagtagagagagagagagtcaaAAATGATGAGAAAAGAGAAAATCCCCCCAAAAAATCTTTTAGGGTTTTGGGTCTTCTTGTAATTAGAAATATGAAGTATGATCTCAACCGTTCATCAATTTTGATGAACGGTTGGGATTAGATCTTGACATTTGATAAAAATGGAATGGATGGATATGATTTAAAGGTGGGTTCAAGATTTAAAAAACTGAGttatatatgaatttaatttAGGGAAAAGACTATACTtagaataaaaatagagaaaaattgaatagattgctatctaattaataacgtatatatatatatatatatatatatatatatatatatatatatatatatatatatatatatatatatataaataccacatgtatataatatgtactaaaaatagatgtgtaatatatattatcataaacaagtaagaatatataataaacttaaataataatccttttatatacatatacacataaaatatattaaaatagatatgtaatacgtatatattaatatgactaagtaaaattataaaataaacttagtaaatagtatattttttatataaagaaaatactcatgtatatactatacaaatatatatatatatatatatatatatatatatatatgttgcaaCGTATGCACACTAAAATAGATGTATGACATACGTACTAACTAAATCTACAATAAACTTAAATAAGTAATAACTTTATATGCATATGTATATAAGTCGTATTAAATTAGGTATGCGATATgcacaaataaatatgaataagtaaattgataaaatatactTAGTTCAGTaatattttatatgaagaaaatacacacatacgtataatatatactaaataatgtggaaaaaaatatttgaatgtacaaagcttgttattttcataaatgataaaaaaatgatgttaataatattaacaaataaataatattataagctatgaaatctaaaatatatgattttttattactattattattatttattttttttggtaaaaactaaaaataattaactttataaatatatatataattcaagaaaatattttttttttaaaatgcctATCTATCAAGATAGTgatccaaaaaataattataggtcggccaaaattgggtgtcaacaagtatattaatattaaattaataattaaaacgtataaaatatctttaattatttatacaacaacaacaacaacaacccagtgaaatcccacaacatggggtctggggagggtagaatgtacgcagaccttactcctaccaaggtaggacggctgtttcctggagaccctcggctcagtaaaaccataaatgcataaaaatgttagataataatagaaaattaaaagctttatgagaaaaacaacaaacaaataacgaatagataacaaataaatacaaataaataaatacaaataacaaataacgattaaataaataatgaaagcgtcacaggtaaaaaaaaataaaaaaaaaataaaaattgagtaatcaaagcatagaaagcaataaataataacagaaataacagaaatcagaagtcagaagtcaaagcgcaagagatcgtaatgcactactacgcctatgaatagagaagaataacgagactatgaactagccttctaccctaatgtgggtcctccacaccctcctatctaaggtcatgtcctccgttagctgtaactgcgccatgtcctgtctaatcacctctccccaatatttcttaggcctacccctacctcttctgtaaccatccatggccagcctctcacacctccgcactggggcatctgtgtctctcctcttcacatgtccataccatctcagtcgcatttcccgcatcttgtcttccaccgaggtcactcctaccttgtcccgaatagcctcatttctaatcctgtcgctcctggtgtgcccacacatccatctcaacattctcatctcagcaacttttatcttttgaatgtgagaagtcttaactggccaacactccgccccatacaacatagccggtctaaccaccactttgtagaacttgcccttaagttttggtggcatattcttgtcacatagcactccggaagcgagcctccatttcatccaccctaccccaatacgatgtgtgacatcatcgtcaatctccccgcagccttgcatgatagacccaagatacttgcaactactccTCTTTTGGATtgcctgagcaccaagcctaacttcaacgccaacctcctgaggtgtctcactgaacttgcactctaagtattctgtctttgtcctactcaacttaaaccctttagactccaaggtatgtctccaatcctccagcttagcgttaactccgcggcgagtctcatcgatcaggactatgtcatccgcgaaaagcatacaccatggcaccacaccttgaatttgtcgcgtcaatccatctatcaccaaggcaaataaaaaaggactaagagctgatccttgatgcaaccccatcaccactgggaagtgctctgagtcccctcctactgtccttaccctggttttggctccctcgtacatgtccttgatcaccctaatgtatgccataggtacacctttagcctccaaacatgtccatagtatttctcttgggactttgtcataagccttttctaggtcgatgaataccatatgcaagtccctcttcctctccctatgctgctccacgagtctcctcataagatggatggcttctgtagttgagcgtcccggcataaatccaaactggttctctgaaatagacacgtctctcctcaccctcatctctaccactctttcccatagtttcatagtatggcttagtagcttaatacctctatagttgttgcaactctggatatcccctttgtttttgtatagagggatcattatgcccgacctccattcttcgggcatcgttgccgttttaaagatgacattaaataacctagtcaaccactccaaacctacagagctcgtgctcttccaaaattccccaggaatctcgtcaggtccggttgctcttccccagcgcatcctacgaacgacactcttaacctcctcgaccttaatactcctgcaatacccaaaatcgcaatgcctccctgtatgttctaaatctcccaacacaaagtctctgtccccttcctcattcaagagtttatggaaataggactgccatctctatttaatgagggtctcgtctaccaatacttttccatgctcgtccttaatgcacttcacttggtccacatcgcgtgcccttctctcccgcgccctggctagcctgaacaattttctatccccacctttctcttctagttcagcataaaggcgttcaaaagctattgtttttgccgtcgaaaccgccgacttcgcctcctttctcgctatcttataaagttccatattcgtccacttctccacctcatctgtgctttctatcaactttgcgtacgccatataaataattataaattttaagtatataattatcggtttggttcggttatttattcggttatttttttctataaccataaccaaaccaaatattatcggttattcaaatttaaaaccaaaccaaaccaaaccaaactgaatgtcggtttttttattcggtttgattaagttttcggtttggttttggttttaaccaaaactgtgaacagccctagTATTAAGTTGGgtgaccatattttcagtttatTATacaatatcataaatcatatacaaaaaaaacattATACATAATGTATCAACCtcatgaacaataataatatatataaattgttataTACAATAATATTATGTGCTAAATCGGGTAACAACCTCAAATTATGAACTAAAACGTGTGAGCAAACtcgaatatcaaaataaattatgaatttaaaatttaagattTATTGAGAATTGAAACTTCTCAGATATAGCTATAATCCGGGTTGAAAATACTACTAACCTTTCTTAATGGCAGAGTCCTTTGCAGCTACAGCCTTATAAGCAACATATTAAGATCCACTTCTAACACCATGACCAacatgcaagatagtcaaatgGAACAAAATGTGTTTTGAACGCGTAATTAAAAAGGAAGGTGCTATAtgcggattttacgcgtttcaaGTTtgctataaatagagggcctctttcCCTCGTTTAGATCATCCCCCCAAAAAAAgacaatccaaaagagtaagaaacaaaaagaattatacaacaagataaatattgtagtcttaaGTGTCCTCTTTAATGAGTTATTGTTTTTACAgaagagaagtgttaattgttgttttctctttgtatttgaaagtagtgtactcccatattatcatagtaaaatcattttatcccgtaattttttctctctatctgTTTAAGGggttccacgtaaaattctcgtgtctaatttattttcattgtttattatcatataaaactttagttgtggtgcttcctcccccaacagtggtatcagaacCCTCAGTTATTCTAtctgttttatgcgaaggtgCTATCTATGAATAATAAAATTCGGTGAAAAGTATTATTCATGAGAATAATAAATTTTGATGACGGTATATTTTGTCatgattgttcgcaaaaatattcagaaataatctagaagggtgtgaaacaaataacaatgtcgagtacgaTAAAGTTTgacattgaaaaattcaatgagactaatttctaattgtggaaaatgaaaataagagcAATATTGAGAAAAGATAATTACATAGCTACAATTGAAGAAAGACCCACAGACTTTACTGATGACAGCAAATGGAACAACATAGATAGCAAcacagttgctgatctacacttggcactagatGATTAAGTGTTGTTTAGTGTGGCAAAAAAAtagacggcgaaggaaatatgcgATACTCTTACAAAATTGTAcaaggccaagtctttgcataataaaatcttcttaaaaataagattgtatactcttcaaATGGCAGAGTTCATGtcggttactgaacacatcaatactttaaAAACTCTGTTGTcacaacttacaacaatgggttgcaaaataaaaTGGACTGAACGTACGAAGCTTCTACTTTAAAGTCTGTccgactcgtatgatcaactcattatcaacctgacgaacaatacagacagtctagttcgGCACAAAAATTAGGAAGACAGACAaacaagttcgcagcaagctgaaactttgatgatggtgagagaaaGACCAACAGAACGAGGGCCCAGTAAGAGTCACAATCATGGAAGATCTTAATCAAGAAGTAAAAAGAacatcaagtgctacaactgtggcaagaaagggcacttcaagaatgATTGTCgattcaagaagaagagtgaacaccctaagccatcaaatgctcaagggaatgtttcatgtacctcggatgatggcgatatttaatgtagtgaagcaatatcaaataatgaaggcagagaACGTTTTACTGATGTTTAGATCATGTACACAAGAGCAACATGACACATGACTTcccggagagaatggttccatcaatataatcctatctcaggagggtctatATTCATGAgagacgatcatgctttggatgttattggtattgggtccatcaaactaaaaatatatgatgGCACAGTACGCATTATCTAGGAGGTatgacatgtaaaagacttaagaaagaatctattgtctttggaAAAATTAGATAATACtagatgttcatataagactcatggtgcaatcatgaaaatatcaaaaggagcatttgtagtgatgaaagcggaaaaacttGCTGTAAATCTATATGTgtttaaaggtgaaacacaccaagaaggagaagcatcaaccacGTCAGCAAATTCATTTGAAAAAccaacgatgatgtggcatcgtaagATTATCTATATGTTGGAAGGagatttgaagattcttgctgagcaaaagtttcttccagggctcaaaaaggtttcactacccttttgtgagcattgtgttatcAGTAAGCAACATAGACTGGAGTTTAGCAGTTCTTCTGTTAAAAGCaagaaaatattagatctggtccactctgatgtctggcaagcactgGTGGAGTCCCTAGAAGGAGagaaatatttcgtgtcatttatcTACAATTATTTTAGGAGAAGTTGgatgtatccaatcaagagaaagacagATGTTTTTCTAGTTTTCAAAAAGTTtcaagcgcgggtggaacttgaatctgagaaaaatatcaagtgtttgaggacagataatggaggagaatacactagtgatgaatttgataacttctataaacaagaaggtattaaaaggcAGTTCACGGTGacatatactccacaataaaatggagtagcagagcgaaTGAACataaccttgttggaacggacaagagctatgttggcaactgtagGATTGGAAAAACTATTCTGGgaagaagcagtcaaaaccgtctgttatgtataaaaattagtcaccatcaaccgcatttgatctgaaaacgccaatggagatgtggacagaaaaaccagctgattattctctctatcatatatttgaaaatcctacttatattatatacaacacttaaaaaaatcaaagttagatccgaaattcaaaaaatgcatttttttagGATATGCTGATGGAATCAAGGGGTATCtcttgtgggatcccactgcCTGCAGGGTGGTAATCAGTAGAGATGTTGtgtttgttgaaaacaagatacaagcaaaagaaggtagcacttcgaaagaaaaatcagagactactacacttgaagttgaagaaatagaagaagtttcagtttcttctgaagcagcaccagagcaagaagaacaagagtaagctgagatcgaaactccaaaaattCGACAGTCAACTAgggagaagagaaccatctTGGCACTCAAATTATTCTATAGAGGGCAATGTTGTATCTTGTCTATTAACAGgggatggagagccttcaacttttcacaaggttatgaaaggccaagaataaTCTCTGCggatggcagcaatgcaagaagaaattaaagctcttcataaaaataaaatatgggatccTGTTCAATTACCATAAAGAAgaaaggccattggaaacaaataggtctacaagatcaaaggcaatggtaatgatcaagtgaaGAAGTAttgtgcaagattggtggtaaaagaattcgctcagaaagaagatatagacttcaatgagatattttttctgatggttcgactcacaataatttgagtggtcctggcgatgtgtgcaacatttgacttgtacttgaagcagttagatgtcaaaactacATTTCTTCAtagagagcttgaagaagaaatttacatacttcaaccagaaggttttgaagaacaggaaaaagagaacttggtttgaaggttgaacaaatctctatacggtctcaaacaggaTTCGAGatattggtataagagatttgattcattcattataagccttggatacaacagacatagttcagatccttgtgtttattacaaaagatttggtgatgatgattttgttattttgctattatatgttgatgacatattggtagcaGGTACCAACAATGATCGccttacaaatttaaaggcacaaaTGGCTAGGAAGTTTGAAataaaggacttgggaccagcaaaaagattctagggatgcaagttcaccgagacagaaataataggaagatttgactttctcaaaagaactacttgaagaaaatcttgcgacgcttcaagatgcaagactctaagtcaatttctaccccactttctattaatttcaagttatcctcaagtatgagtcctagaaATGAAGCAGAAAGGAttgagatgtctcgagtaccatatgcatcagcagtggaaaGTTTAATATTCGCTATGGTATATACAAAATCtaacattgcacaagcagtgagagtggttagtcgatacatggctaatcctggtggAGAGCATTAGAATATTGTTAAAAGGATCCTCAtatatatcaagggtacctcagatgttgcaatatgttatggaggatcagacttcactgttaaaggttatgttgattcatattattcaagtaatcttgataaaagcaagtccaccacaagttatgtgtttacttttgttggaggagctgtaagctgggtttcaaaactgcaatctatcgtgacTACATCTATGACGGAAGCAAAATATGTAGcggctacacaagctagcaaataggcaatatggatgtagatgttactggaggagctgcggcacaaacaagaaaaagttgcTTTGTTTTATGACAGTCATAGTGGTTttcatcttgcaaagaatctggcatttcattcaaggacaaaacacatacgagttcagtatcactttgttcgtgagaaggtggaagaaggcaatgtggatattcagaaaattcacactaattacaacctagcagatatgtttacgaagcaatcaacagtaacaagtttataaGGGGTCAATCTTTTGTTGGCCTAGTAGAAATGTAACATTATAGTAATTGGATAGAAAAGATGGTGTGAAAACTTAAttaattctcaattaaatcttcaagtgggagaatacaagatagtcaaatactacaaaacgcgttttgaacgcgtagtcaaaaagatAATAAAATGCGTTTTAaatgcgtagtcaaaaagggaggtacAATCCGCgaattttacgcgtttctagtttcctataaatagagggcacATTGTCCTCATTTTAAATCATCCCACAAAAATATACaatccaaaaaaagaagaacacaaaaagagttatacaccaagataaatatcgTAGTCTTGCGTGTCATCTTTTGtgaattatttcttttaaaagagagaagtgttaattattgttttctcccttgtatttgagagcagtgtactcccatattatcatagtaaaatttttattttttccctctatctgtttgaggagttttcacgtaaaattcttatatcaaatttattttcattatttattatgatatcaaactttaattttGGCTTGTGCATGTGCTGTTGCATAATATCTTGCAGCACCAAGCCCCTGACTAGCCGATTCTTTTGCATCATGTAACACTGACGCCCCAAAATCCTTTGCTTTTTTGTAGTGATCTCCAGGCGCAGCACGTGGTGCTAGCGCGGGTGCTTTTCTCTCCGCTCTTTTCTTAGTACCAGCTTCTTCAGGATGAATTCCTCCATGAACTCTTCCTTCTTCGCCTTCTTTCCTTTGCATTTCGCTGTTTTTCTTTGTCTCTGCACCTTCTTGTTCTTGTCCATGTAATTCAATTTGCACACCTCCTAACCCCTCTCCTCTAATTCCTGCAATTAAAGgcaaattcaaaaatttaatcTTCCTAGTAATTTTAACTCGAACATTAATacagtattatttttatattgtttttaaCGTACCTTGATCAACATGAGAAGAATGTAGAATGTTTGCCCCTTTGTGTGTCACTATCTTTTTGCTGTTGCTGCATTCCACTAGAGAACTCAAGCCCTCCAACTTTAACAGCAGGCTGATAATCAGATTTCCCTTTTTGACCTAACTGGTCCTTATGTTCACTTGTTACATCAATAGCAGGATGAACATTTTCCCTTCTTGCTTTCTCTGAAGCC
This sequence is a window from Solanum dulcamara chromosome 10, daSolDulc1.2, whole genome shotgun sequence. Protein-coding genes within it:
- the LOC129871042 gene encoding uncharacterized protein LOC129871042, coding for MASEKARRENVHPAIDLEGLSSLVECSNSKKIVTHKGANILHSSHVDQGIRGEGLGGVQIELHGQEQEGAETKKNSEMQRKEGEEGRVHGGIHPEEAGTKKRAERKAPALAPRAAPGDHYKKAKDFGASVLHDAKESASQGLGAARYYATAHAQAKIKV